From a region of the Candidatus Methanoperedens sp. genome:
- a CDS encoding DNA double-strand break repair nuclease NurA: MIDLKNISLQFDAKLAAIKSYDVERSELTEEYRKELAKWTSIDISMNGRLPSYSGAKILEEGKLIHPFQYNWKNRHEAMEWVDSVLCGVAVGAVDGSQIYSDKNFEMPIAVLQASCIFNRHTDKREYKQETEAAIITPDEFEAASVYSFGSEYVDARRFSMECDSIIALIREHEKLCVLLDGALILSHINVLNRNIRQIYINAIIKLLDASKKTENPVIGFIDTTMPRDITLMMHFFFKLKKSKLSDTHLFSSLLWGERTAAFVCDRDDRRGGESRSVLDNYESFRNDIAFFYMRLSSGLPARVEFPAWAYEKGLVDKIADIIRAQCVIRGNYPDILMRAHDAAIIRLNEHTLFYGMFDNFCKAHGIKIHKSAKYFHKRVI; encoded by the coding sequence ATGATAGACCTGAAAAACATCTCTTTGCAGTTTGATGCCAAGCTTGCCGCAATAAAATCGTACGATGTTGAGCGCTCAGAATTAACAGAGGAGTACAGGAAAGAACTTGCAAAATGGACGAGTATTGATATTTCAATGAACGGGCGTCTCCCTTCGTACAGCGGAGCTAAAATCCTTGAAGAGGGAAAACTCATCCATCCTTTTCAATATAACTGGAAAAACCGACATGAAGCGATGGAGTGGGTGGACTCTGTACTTTGCGGAGTTGCAGTTGGAGCAGTTGACGGAAGCCAGATATATTCGGATAAGAATTTTGAGATGCCAATTGCAGTGCTTCAGGCATCGTGCATATTTAACAGGCATACCGACAAAAGAGAGTATAAACAGGAAACAGAGGCTGCGATAATAACACCTGATGAGTTCGAGGCTGCAAGCGTGTATTCCTTCGGAAGCGAATACGTGGATGCGCGCCGTTTTTCCATGGAATGCGATTCCATCATAGCGCTCATCAGGGAACATGAAAAGCTCTGCGTCCTGCTGGACGGGGCGCTTATTCTATCTCATATAAACGTGCTGAACAGGAATATCAGGCAGATTTACATAAACGCAATCATTAAGCTTCTTGATGCCTCTAAAAAAACAGAGAATCCTGTGATCGGTTTTATCGATACAACAATGCCGCGGGATATTACCCTTATGATGCATTTCTTTTTCAAATTAAAAAAGAGTAAACTGTCTGACACGCATCTTTTTTCCAGCCTTCTATGGGGAGAGAGGACAGCAGCATTTGTTTGCGACAGGGACGATAGAAGAGGCGGGGAATCCAGATCCGTGCTGGATAACTATGAATCGTTTAGGAATGATATAGCCTTTTTTTATATGAGATTGAGCAGCGGTCTTCCGGCGCGCGTTGAATTCCCGGCATGGGCATATGAAAAAGGGCTGGTTGATAAAATCGCAGACATCATACGCGCCCAGTGTGTGATCCGTGGCAATTACCCTGATATCCTGATGCGGGCGCATGATGCGGCTATTATACGGTTGAATGAGCATACTTTGTTCTACGGGATGTTTGATAATTTCTGCAAGGCACATGGGATTAAGATACATAAGAGCGCAAAATATTTTCATAAAAGGGTGATATGA
- a CDS encoding ATP-binding protein, translated as MIGTVNFSDEQGFTFISCERLPKGMFVSYTDTGKKILCRVKHGEPRNQYPEEFLTDMKIEAEEISRFYGFDPQDFKYYSYSASVIGYFDNAMGEFINPRTNPACGVKIEQAGDDVLKDVNKVQKGTSGSAFMGTILGSNTDMVLSVRDIVSQHLSVIASTGAGKSYTVGVLVEELLKPYNMAPVLIFDPHGEYSTLSEVQNRLEFITPSYRPKVKTVKPKDIKIRISDLLVSDFISIMDDGTMSDKMKTIFRSAYHNLKNNSKKPFTRNELKTEIEALGDETNKPTIEGILWRFGKIYANIFDDFQTIPLADYFKVGQLTILDVSGIEEAFQQLIASVMLRRLFDAREGTENNRYNESHVDKFLPYPVFVVIEEAHRFAPHSGEAKSKGILKTILSEGRKFGVGVCLVSQRPSKLDADSLSQCMTQITMRIINPTDQQQIAQSIESASRELISELPALAKGQAIISGVGINTPALVKIRKRHTSDVKGKSKDAPALWQAQRKYEEKNEAPEVRADEEMDVGV; from the coding sequence ATGATCGGGACTGTCAATTTTTCAGATGAACAGGGTTTCACTTTTATTTCATGTGAGCGGCTCCCAAAAGGGATGTTCGTGTCCTATACCGATACTGGAAAAAAGATTCTGTGCAGGGTAAAACACGGCGAGCCAAGGAATCAATATCCTGAGGAGTTCCTTACTGATATGAAAATCGAGGCAGAGGAAATATCGAGATTTTACGGCTTTGACCCTCAGGATTTTAAGTATTATTCATATTCAGCTTCGGTTATAGGTTATTTCGATAATGCCATGGGCGAATTCATAAACCCCAGGACAAATCCTGCATGCGGTGTAAAAATAGAACAAGCCGGTGATGATGTCCTGAAGGATGTGAACAAAGTTCAAAAAGGCACATCAGGCTCTGCATTTATGGGAACTATTCTGGGTTCCAATACGGATATGGTATTGTCTGTTCGCGATATCGTGAGCCAGCATCTGTCTGTCATTGCATCCACAGGTGCAGGGAAATCATATACTGTCGGGGTTCTGGTTGAAGAGCTCTTGAAACCTTATAACATGGCGCCGGTTCTGATTTTTGATCCACACGGTGAATACTCCACGTTGAGCGAGGTTCAGAATAGACTGGAGTTCATCACGCCTTCTTATCGTCCAAAAGTAAAAACCGTAAAGCCAAAGGATATAAAAATACGCATTAGTGACCTTCTTGTAAGCGATTTTATCAGTATAATGGACGACGGCACCATGTCTGATAAGATGAAAACCATCTTTAGATCAGCCTATCATAACCTTAAAAACAACAGCAAGAAACCATTCACGCGCAATGAACTTAAAACTGAGATAGAGGCGCTGGGCGACGAAACAAACAAACCCACTATCGAAGGCATCCTATGGAGGTTTGGGAAGATTTACGCCAACATATTCGATGATTTCCAGACAATTCCACTTGCTGATTATTTCAAAGTAGGACAGCTTACGATACTGGATGTCTCAGGCATCGAGGAAGCCTTCCAGCAGTTGATAGCATCGGTCATGCTGCGCCGGCTGTTCGATGCGCGCGAGGGCACTGAGAACAACAGGTACAATGAATCCCATGTGGATAAGTTCCTGCCCTATCCTGTATTCGTGGTTATCGAAGAGGCGCACAGGTTTGCGCCGCACAGCGGCGAGGCGAAATCAAAGGGCATCCTTAAAACTATTCTATCTGAAGGCAGGAAGTTCGGCGTGGGCGTATGCCTGGTCTCCCAGCGCCCGAGCAAATTAGATGCGGATTCGCTTTCCCAGTGCATGACCCAGATCACGATGCGAATAATCAACCCCACAGACCAGCAGCAGATCGCCCAGAGCATCGAGTCTGCGAGCAGGGAACTGATATCAGAGCTGCCAGCGCTTGCGAAGGGTCAGGCGATAATCTCAGGCGTGGGGATAAACACGCCAGCGCTTGTGAAAATAAGGAAGAGGCACACGAGTGATGTCAAGGGAAAGAGCAAGGATGCGCCGGCGCTGTGGCAGGCGCAGAGAAAGTATGAGGAGAAGAATGAGGCGCCGGAAGTGAGAGCGGATGAGGAGATGGATGTGGGGGTTTAG
- a CDS encoding PIN domain-containing protein, with product MDRILIDTMHLAKLFKDDSYLDLAGAITDGDIEAICSVISLTELTKRLGMIDEERMRKTRQELLSSRLIFVNVTRTIAMRAGDLRLRYDIPTVDSVIAATGVVENIRNILTDDTRHFEATKNLIKPIDLKAAMKLV from the coding sequence ATGGATAGGATTTTAATAGATACGATGCATCTGGCGAAACTTTTCAAAGATGATTCTTATCTTGACTTAGCCGGCGCAATAACTGATGGGGATATCGAGGCAATATGTTCGGTTATCTCCCTCACAGAATTAACAAAAAGACTGGGCATGATAGATGAGGAACGAATGCGTAAAACTAGGCAAGAACTATTATCTTCTAGATTGATTTTTGTAAATGTTACCCGTACAATCGCAATGCGCGCCGGAGATCTGCGTCTAAGATATGATATCCCCACAGTTGATTCTGTGATTGCAGCAACGGGTGTGGTTGAAAATATCAGGAATATTCTCACGGACGATACCCGTCATTTCGAGGCTACAAAGAATTTGATCAAGCCGATTGACTTGAAAGCGGCGATGAAGCTGGTTTGA